In Carya illinoinensis cultivar Pawnee chromosome 10, C.illinoinensisPawnee_v1, whole genome shotgun sequence, one DNA window encodes the following:
- the LOC122278974 gene encoding probable galacturonosyltransferase 4 isoform X3, which yields MRLRNLVVVLLFVTVIAPVVFYTDRLATFKTSSYEFIEDVTTIQAFNGHNQRLNVLPQESSTTLKEPIGIVYSENSTKSLPNSGSSAQQRSTNAALSTQDLHLESGDHKSTRVLSATSVEENQHHDQSQKNPIREVTDTTNEEKEIGEDTIDADDKADQLSDNASQNMETKRRQQSTETPSKIDKKVRIKIDAGKQKDQTAMPDARVRQLKDQLIRAKVYLSLPATRNNPHFTRELRGRIKEIQRALGDASKDSELARNAYEKLKAMEQTLAKGKQIHDDCAAMAKKLRAMLHSSEEQLRVHKKQNLFLTQLTAKTLPKGLHCLPLRLTTEYFTLSSSRQHFPNQEKLEDTHLYHYALFSDNVLAAAVVVNSTVTHAKDPSKHVFHIVTDRLNYAAMRMWFLVNPPGEATVQVQNIEEFTWLNSSYSPVLKQLGSPSMIDYYFRAHRANSDVNLKYRNPKYLSILNHLRFYLPEIFPKLNKVLFLDDDVVVQKDLTALWSLDLKGNVNGAVETCGESFHRFDRYLNFSNPLISKNFDPHACGWAYGMNVFDLDEWKRQNITGVYHSWQKLNHDRQLWKLGTLPPGLITFWKRTYTLDRHWHVLGLGYNPSVSQKEIERAAVVHYNGNMKPWLEISIPKYRNYWTRYIDYDHIYLRECNINP from the exons ATGAGGCTGAGGAATTTGGTGGTGGTGCTGCTCTTCGTGACGGTAATTGCTCCGGTTGTGTTTTACACCGATCGCCTGGCTACTTTCAAGACGTCTTCCT ATGAATTTATTGAAGATGTTACGACCATT CAGGCTTTCAATGGCCATAACCAGCGTCTAAATGTGCTACCCCAG GAATCGTCTACAACCCTTAAAGAGCCGATTGGAATAGTCTATTCAGAGAATTCAACCAAATCTCTTCCAAATTCTGGGTCTTCAGCCCAACAACGCTCCACCAACGCTGCACTTTCAACTCAAG ATTTGCATCTGGAATCGGGGGACCATAAATCTACTAGAGTATTATCTGCTACATCCGTTGAGGAAAATCAACATCACGATCAATCTCAAAAGAACCCCATCAGGGAGGTCACTGATACAACCAATGAAGAAAAGGAAATTGGAGAAGATACAATCGATGCTGATGACAAGGCTGACCAATTATCAGATAATGCTTCTCAAAACATG GAAACAAAGCGCAGGCAACAATCTACTGAAACCCCAAGCAAGATTGATAAGAAAGTACGCATAAAAATTGATGCTGGAAAACAAAAAGATCAAACAGCCATGCCAGATGCTCGGGTGCGGCAACTTAAAGATCAGCTCATTAGGGCCAAGGTTTATCTTTCCCTCCCAGCCACAAGAAATAATCCTCACTTTACAAGGGAGCTCAGAGGGCGGATAAAGGAAATTCAGCGAGCACTCGGGGATGCAAGCAAGGATTCGGAACTGGCAAGGAA TGCTTATGAAAAGTTAAAGGCAATGGAGCAAACATTGGCAAAAGGAAAGCAAATTCATGATGATTGTGCCGCTATGGCGAAGAAGCTGAGGGCTATGCTCCACTCATCAGAGGAGCAGCTCCGGGTGCACAAAAAGCAGAATCTGTTCTTGACACAGTTAACAGCAAAAACGCTTCCTAAAGGTCTGCATTGCCTCCCATTGCGCCTTACAACTGAGTATTTTACCTTGAGTTCTTCTCGACAGCACTTTCCAAATCAAGAGAAATTAGAAGACACCCACTTGTACCACTATGCATTGTTCTCTGATAATGTATTGGCAGCAGCAGTTGTTGTAAACTCAACTGTTACTCATGCTAAG GACCCTTCAAAGCATGTTTTCCACATTGTCACTGACAGACTCAATTATGCCGCAATGAGGATGTGGTTCCTGGTAAATCCACCTGGCGAAGCCACTGTCCAGGTTCAGAACATTGAAGAATTCACATGGTTAAATTCAAGCTATAGTCCAGTTCTCAAGCAGTTAGGTTCTCCCTCCATGATAGATTATTACTTCAGAGCTCATCGGGCCAATTCCGACGTGAATTTGAAGTACCGGAACCCAAAATACTTGTCTATTCTCAATCATCTACGGTTTTACCTTCCAGAGATCTTCCCAAAGCTCAACAAAGTACTATTCTTGGATGACGATGTAGTTGTGCAGAAGGATCTCACTGCCCTCTGGTCCCTTGATTTGAAGGGGAATGTTAATGGTGCGGTAGAGACGTGTGGGGAGAGCTTCCATCGTTTTGATCGGTATCTAAACTTCTCAAATCCTCTTATCTCCAAGAATTTTGACCCGCATGCTTGTGGATGGGCATATGGAATGAATGTATTCGATTTGGATGAATGGAAGAGGCAAAACATCACGGGGGTGTACCATTCTTGGCAGAAGCTG AATCATGACAGACAGTTGTGGAAGTTGGGAACGCTGCCACCTGGTCTCATAACATTTTGGAAGCGCACATATACGCTTGATCGCCACTGGCATGTGCTTGGCCTAGGTTACAATCCTAGTGTCAGCCAGAAGGAAATTGAGAGGGCAGCTGTCGTACACTATAATGGCAACATGAAACCATGGCTTGAGATAAGCATACCCAAGTATCGGAACTACTGGACAAGATATATTGATTATGACCATATATATTTGCGGGAGTGCAACATTAATCCATAA
- the LOC122278974 gene encoding probable galacturonosyltransferase 4 isoform X1, with product MRLRNLVVVLLFVTVIAPVVFYTDRLATFKTSSSTDEFIEDVTTIQAFNGHNQRLNVLPQESSTTLKEPIGIVYSENSTKSLPNSGSSAQQRSTNAALSTQDLHLESGDHKSTRVLSATSVEENQHHDQSQKNPIREVTDTTNEEKEIGEDTIDADDKADQLSDNASQNMETKRRQQSTETPSKIDKKVRIKIDAGKQKDQTAMPDARVRQLKDQLIRAKVYLSLPATRNNPHFTRELRGRIKEIQRALGDASKDSELARNAYEKLKAMEQTLAKGKQIHDDCAAMAKKLRAMLHSSEEQLRVHKKQNLFLTQLTAKTLPKGLHCLPLRLTTEYFTLSSSRQHFPNQEKLEDTHLYHYALFSDNVLAAAVVVNSTVTHAKDPSKHVFHIVTDRLNYAAMRMWFLVNPPGEATVQVQNIEEFTWLNSSYSPVLKQLGSPSMIDYYFRAHRANSDVNLKYRNPKYLSILNHLRFYLPEIFPKLNKVLFLDDDVVVQKDLTALWSLDLKGNVNGAVETCGESFHRFDRYLNFSNPLISKNFDPHACGWAYGMNVFDLDEWKRQNITGVYHSWQKLNHDRQLWKLGTLPPGLITFWKRTYTLDRHWHVLGLGYNPSVSQKEIERAAVVHYNGNMKPWLEISIPKYRNYWTRYIDYDHIYLRECNINP from the exons ATGAGGCTGAGGAATTTGGTGGTGGTGCTGCTCTTCGTGACGGTAATTGCTCCGGTTGTGTTTTACACCGATCGCCTGGCTACTTTCAAGACGTCTTCCT CTACAGATGAATTTATTGAAGATGTTACGACCATT CAGGCTTTCAATGGCCATAACCAGCGTCTAAATGTGCTACCCCAG GAATCGTCTACAACCCTTAAAGAGCCGATTGGAATAGTCTATTCAGAGAATTCAACCAAATCTCTTCCAAATTCTGGGTCTTCAGCCCAACAACGCTCCACCAACGCTGCACTTTCAACTCAAG ATTTGCATCTGGAATCGGGGGACCATAAATCTACTAGAGTATTATCTGCTACATCCGTTGAGGAAAATCAACATCACGATCAATCTCAAAAGAACCCCATCAGGGAGGTCACTGATACAACCAATGAAGAAAAGGAAATTGGAGAAGATACAATCGATGCTGATGACAAGGCTGACCAATTATCAGATAATGCTTCTCAAAACATG GAAACAAAGCGCAGGCAACAATCTACTGAAACCCCAAGCAAGATTGATAAGAAAGTACGCATAAAAATTGATGCTGGAAAACAAAAAGATCAAACAGCCATGCCAGATGCTCGGGTGCGGCAACTTAAAGATCAGCTCATTAGGGCCAAGGTTTATCTTTCCCTCCCAGCCACAAGAAATAATCCTCACTTTACAAGGGAGCTCAGAGGGCGGATAAAGGAAATTCAGCGAGCACTCGGGGATGCAAGCAAGGATTCGGAACTGGCAAGGAA TGCTTATGAAAAGTTAAAGGCAATGGAGCAAACATTGGCAAAAGGAAAGCAAATTCATGATGATTGTGCCGCTATGGCGAAGAAGCTGAGGGCTATGCTCCACTCATCAGAGGAGCAGCTCCGGGTGCACAAAAAGCAGAATCTGTTCTTGACACAGTTAACAGCAAAAACGCTTCCTAAAGGTCTGCATTGCCTCCCATTGCGCCTTACAACTGAGTATTTTACCTTGAGTTCTTCTCGACAGCACTTTCCAAATCAAGAGAAATTAGAAGACACCCACTTGTACCACTATGCATTGTTCTCTGATAATGTATTGGCAGCAGCAGTTGTTGTAAACTCAACTGTTACTCATGCTAAG GACCCTTCAAAGCATGTTTTCCACATTGTCACTGACAGACTCAATTATGCCGCAATGAGGATGTGGTTCCTGGTAAATCCACCTGGCGAAGCCACTGTCCAGGTTCAGAACATTGAAGAATTCACATGGTTAAATTCAAGCTATAGTCCAGTTCTCAAGCAGTTAGGTTCTCCCTCCATGATAGATTATTACTTCAGAGCTCATCGGGCCAATTCCGACGTGAATTTGAAGTACCGGAACCCAAAATACTTGTCTATTCTCAATCATCTACGGTTTTACCTTCCAGAGATCTTCCCAAAGCTCAACAAAGTACTATTCTTGGATGACGATGTAGTTGTGCAGAAGGATCTCACTGCCCTCTGGTCCCTTGATTTGAAGGGGAATGTTAATGGTGCGGTAGAGACGTGTGGGGAGAGCTTCCATCGTTTTGATCGGTATCTAAACTTCTCAAATCCTCTTATCTCCAAGAATTTTGACCCGCATGCTTGTGGATGGGCATATGGAATGAATGTATTCGATTTGGATGAATGGAAGAGGCAAAACATCACGGGGGTGTACCATTCTTGGCAGAAGCTG AATCATGACAGACAGTTGTGGAAGTTGGGAACGCTGCCACCTGGTCTCATAACATTTTGGAAGCGCACATATACGCTTGATCGCCACTGGCATGTGCTTGGCCTAGGTTACAATCCTAGTGTCAGCCAGAAGGAAATTGAGAGGGCAGCTGTCGTACACTATAATGGCAACATGAAACCATGGCTTGAGATAAGCATACCCAAGTATCGGAACTACTGGACAAGATATATTGATTATGACCATATATATTTGCGGGAGTGCAACATTAATCCATAA
- the LOC122278974 gene encoding probable galacturonosyltransferase 4 isoform X4 gives MRLRNLVVVLLFVTVIAPVVFYTDRLATFKTSSYEFIEDVTTIAFNGHNQRLNVLPQESSTTLKEPIGIVYSENSTKSLPNSGSSAQQRSTNAALSTQDLHLESGDHKSTRVLSATSVEENQHHDQSQKNPIREVTDTTNEEKEIGEDTIDADDKADQLSDNASQNMETKRRQQSTETPSKIDKKVRIKIDAGKQKDQTAMPDARVRQLKDQLIRAKVYLSLPATRNNPHFTRELRGRIKEIQRALGDASKDSELARNAYEKLKAMEQTLAKGKQIHDDCAAMAKKLRAMLHSSEEQLRVHKKQNLFLTQLTAKTLPKGLHCLPLRLTTEYFTLSSSRQHFPNQEKLEDTHLYHYALFSDNVLAAAVVVNSTVTHAKDPSKHVFHIVTDRLNYAAMRMWFLVNPPGEATVQVQNIEEFTWLNSSYSPVLKQLGSPSMIDYYFRAHRANSDVNLKYRNPKYLSILNHLRFYLPEIFPKLNKVLFLDDDVVVQKDLTALWSLDLKGNVNGAVETCGESFHRFDRYLNFSNPLISKNFDPHACGWAYGMNVFDLDEWKRQNITGVYHSWQKLNHDRQLWKLGTLPPGLITFWKRTYTLDRHWHVLGLGYNPSVSQKEIERAAVVHYNGNMKPWLEISIPKYRNYWTRYIDYDHIYLRECNINP, from the exons ATGAGGCTGAGGAATTTGGTGGTGGTGCTGCTCTTCGTGACGGTAATTGCTCCGGTTGTGTTTTACACCGATCGCCTGGCTACTTTCAAGACGTCTTCCT ATGAATTTATTGAAGATGTTACGACCATT GCTTTCAATGGCCATAACCAGCGTCTAAATGTGCTACCCCAG GAATCGTCTACAACCCTTAAAGAGCCGATTGGAATAGTCTATTCAGAGAATTCAACCAAATCTCTTCCAAATTCTGGGTCTTCAGCCCAACAACGCTCCACCAACGCTGCACTTTCAACTCAAG ATTTGCATCTGGAATCGGGGGACCATAAATCTACTAGAGTATTATCTGCTACATCCGTTGAGGAAAATCAACATCACGATCAATCTCAAAAGAACCCCATCAGGGAGGTCACTGATACAACCAATGAAGAAAAGGAAATTGGAGAAGATACAATCGATGCTGATGACAAGGCTGACCAATTATCAGATAATGCTTCTCAAAACATG GAAACAAAGCGCAGGCAACAATCTACTGAAACCCCAAGCAAGATTGATAAGAAAGTACGCATAAAAATTGATGCTGGAAAACAAAAAGATCAAACAGCCATGCCAGATGCTCGGGTGCGGCAACTTAAAGATCAGCTCATTAGGGCCAAGGTTTATCTTTCCCTCCCAGCCACAAGAAATAATCCTCACTTTACAAGGGAGCTCAGAGGGCGGATAAAGGAAATTCAGCGAGCACTCGGGGATGCAAGCAAGGATTCGGAACTGGCAAGGAA TGCTTATGAAAAGTTAAAGGCAATGGAGCAAACATTGGCAAAAGGAAAGCAAATTCATGATGATTGTGCCGCTATGGCGAAGAAGCTGAGGGCTATGCTCCACTCATCAGAGGAGCAGCTCCGGGTGCACAAAAAGCAGAATCTGTTCTTGACACAGTTAACAGCAAAAACGCTTCCTAAAGGTCTGCATTGCCTCCCATTGCGCCTTACAACTGAGTATTTTACCTTGAGTTCTTCTCGACAGCACTTTCCAAATCAAGAGAAATTAGAAGACACCCACTTGTACCACTATGCATTGTTCTCTGATAATGTATTGGCAGCAGCAGTTGTTGTAAACTCAACTGTTACTCATGCTAAG GACCCTTCAAAGCATGTTTTCCACATTGTCACTGACAGACTCAATTATGCCGCAATGAGGATGTGGTTCCTGGTAAATCCACCTGGCGAAGCCACTGTCCAGGTTCAGAACATTGAAGAATTCACATGGTTAAATTCAAGCTATAGTCCAGTTCTCAAGCAGTTAGGTTCTCCCTCCATGATAGATTATTACTTCAGAGCTCATCGGGCCAATTCCGACGTGAATTTGAAGTACCGGAACCCAAAATACTTGTCTATTCTCAATCATCTACGGTTTTACCTTCCAGAGATCTTCCCAAAGCTCAACAAAGTACTATTCTTGGATGACGATGTAGTTGTGCAGAAGGATCTCACTGCCCTCTGGTCCCTTGATTTGAAGGGGAATGTTAATGGTGCGGTAGAGACGTGTGGGGAGAGCTTCCATCGTTTTGATCGGTATCTAAACTTCTCAAATCCTCTTATCTCCAAGAATTTTGACCCGCATGCTTGTGGATGGGCATATGGAATGAATGTATTCGATTTGGATGAATGGAAGAGGCAAAACATCACGGGGGTGTACCATTCTTGGCAGAAGCTG AATCATGACAGACAGTTGTGGAAGTTGGGAACGCTGCCACCTGGTCTCATAACATTTTGGAAGCGCACATATACGCTTGATCGCCACTGGCATGTGCTTGGCCTAGGTTACAATCCTAGTGTCAGCCAGAAGGAAATTGAGAGGGCAGCTGTCGTACACTATAATGGCAACATGAAACCATGGCTTGAGATAAGCATACCCAAGTATCGGAACTACTGGACAAGATATATTGATTATGACCATATATATTTGCGGGAGTGCAACATTAATCCATAA
- the LOC122278974 gene encoding probable galacturonosyltransferase 4 isoform X2, producing the protein MRLRNLVVVLLFVTVIAPVVFYTDRLATFKTSSSTDEFIEDVTTIAFNGHNQRLNVLPQESSTTLKEPIGIVYSENSTKSLPNSGSSAQQRSTNAALSTQDLHLESGDHKSTRVLSATSVEENQHHDQSQKNPIREVTDTTNEEKEIGEDTIDADDKADQLSDNASQNMETKRRQQSTETPSKIDKKVRIKIDAGKQKDQTAMPDARVRQLKDQLIRAKVYLSLPATRNNPHFTRELRGRIKEIQRALGDASKDSELARNAYEKLKAMEQTLAKGKQIHDDCAAMAKKLRAMLHSSEEQLRVHKKQNLFLTQLTAKTLPKGLHCLPLRLTTEYFTLSSSRQHFPNQEKLEDTHLYHYALFSDNVLAAAVVVNSTVTHAKDPSKHVFHIVTDRLNYAAMRMWFLVNPPGEATVQVQNIEEFTWLNSSYSPVLKQLGSPSMIDYYFRAHRANSDVNLKYRNPKYLSILNHLRFYLPEIFPKLNKVLFLDDDVVVQKDLTALWSLDLKGNVNGAVETCGESFHRFDRYLNFSNPLISKNFDPHACGWAYGMNVFDLDEWKRQNITGVYHSWQKLNHDRQLWKLGTLPPGLITFWKRTYTLDRHWHVLGLGYNPSVSQKEIERAAVVHYNGNMKPWLEISIPKYRNYWTRYIDYDHIYLRECNINP; encoded by the exons ATGAGGCTGAGGAATTTGGTGGTGGTGCTGCTCTTCGTGACGGTAATTGCTCCGGTTGTGTTTTACACCGATCGCCTGGCTACTTTCAAGACGTCTTCCT CTACAGATGAATTTATTGAAGATGTTACGACCATT GCTTTCAATGGCCATAACCAGCGTCTAAATGTGCTACCCCAG GAATCGTCTACAACCCTTAAAGAGCCGATTGGAATAGTCTATTCAGAGAATTCAACCAAATCTCTTCCAAATTCTGGGTCTTCAGCCCAACAACGCTCCACCAACGCTGCACTTTCAACTCAAG ATTTGCATCTGGAATCGGGGGACCATAAATCTACTAGAGTATTATCTGCTACATCCGTTGAGGAAAATCAACATCACGATCAATCTCAAAAGAACCCCATCAGGGAGGTCACTGATACAACCAATGAAGAAAAGGAAATTGGAGAAGATACAATCGATGCTGATGACAAGGCTGACCAATTATCAGATAATGCTTCTCAAAACATG GAAACAAAGCGCAGGCAACAATCTACTGAAACCCCAAGCAAGATTGATAAGAAAGTACGCATAAAAATTGATGCTGGAAAACAAAAAGATCAAACAGCCATGCCAGATGCTCGGGTGCGGCAACTTAAAGATCAGCTCATTAGGGCCAAGGTTTATCTTTCCCTCCCAGCCACAAGAAATAATCCTCACTTTACAAGGGAGCTCAGAGGGCGGATAAAGGAAATTCAGCGAGCACTCGGGGATGCAAGCAAGGATTCGGAACTGGCAAGGAA TGCTTATGAAAAGTTAAAGGCAATGGAGCAAACATTGGCAAAAGGAAAGCAAATTCATGATGATTGTGCCGCTATGGCGAAGAAGCTGAGGGCTATGCTCCACTCATCAGAGGAGCAGCTCCGGGTGCACAAAAAGCAGAATCTGTTCTTGACACAGTTAACAGCAAAAACGCTTCCTAAAGGTCTGCATTGCCTCCCATTGCGCCTTACAACTGAGTATTTTACCTTGAGTTCTTCTCGACAGCACTTTCCAAATCAAGAGAAATTAGAAGACACCCACTTGTACCACTATGCATTGTTCTCTGATAATGTATTGGCAGCAGCAGTTGTTGTAAACTCAACTGTTACTCATGCTAAG GACCCTTCAAAGCATGTTTTCCACATTGTCACTGACAGACTCAATTATGCCGCAATGAGGATGTGGTTCCTGGTAAATCCACCTGGCGAAGCCACTGTCCAGGTTCAGAACATTGAAGAATTCACATGGTTAAATTCAAGCTATAGTCCAGTTCTCAAGCAGTTAGGTTCTCCCTCCATGATAGATTATTACTTCAGAGCTCATCGGGCCAATTCCGACGTGAATTTGAAGTACCGGAACCCAAAATACTTGTCTATTCTCAATCATCTACGGTTTTACCTTCCAGAGATCTTCCCAAAGCTCAACAAAGTACTATTCTTGGATGACGATGTAGTTGTGCAGAAGGATCTCACTGCCCTCTGGTCCCTTGATTTGAAGGGGAATGTTAATGGTGCGGTAGAGACGTGTGGGGAGAGCTTCCATCGTTTTGATCGGTATCTAAACTTCTCAAATCCTCTTATCTCCAAGAATTTTGACCCGCATGCTTGTGGATGGGCATATGGAATGAATGTATTCGATTTGGATGAATGGAAGAGGCAAAACATCACGGGGGTGTACCATTCTTGGCAGAAGCTG AATCATGACAGACAGTTGTGGAAGTTGGGAACGCTGCCACCTGGTCTCATAACATTTTGGAAGCGCACATATACGCTTGATCGCCACTGGCATGTGCTTGGCCTAGGTTACAATCCTAGTGTCAGCCAGAAGGAAATTGAGAGGGCAGCTGTCGTACACTATAATGGCAACATGAAACCATGGCTTGAGATAAGCATACCCAAGTATCGGAACTACTGGACAAGATATATTGATTATGACCATATATATTTGCGGGAGTGCAACATTAATCCATAA
- the LOC122278976 gene encoding APO protein 1, chloroplastic isoform X2, with translation MLSKPLALSSALWDPSQKGVFPSIMVFKRPQVSALRSYTRGFKSGHERLHKGRPIMLGNLLCANQGPKKDVTTRKQEAYPQNVDLPPMLPKKKKKPYPIPIKKLKQAAREDKKRAEMNIEKPLDPPKNGILVPDLIPIAYEVLDAWKVLIKGVAQLLHVIPVYACSECSEVHVAQTGHHIQNCLGRTSSSRRSFHSWVKGSITDVIVPIESYHLYDPFGRRIKHDTRFEYDRIPAVVELCIQAGVEIPEYPSRRRIRPVRMIGKKVIDRGGFVVEPKPWRSTNSSSLVDLDTYGAYGRFPPPPSSDVARIAQETMDAYEIVRWGVEKLMRKYTVKACGYCSEVHVGPWGHNVKLCGEFKHQWRDGKHGWQDATVDEVFPANYVWHAQDPKGPPLRGALKRFYGKAPAVVEVCMQAGAQIPVKYKPMMRLDIVVPESEEARLVA, from the exons ATGCTGTCCAAGCCGCTAGCTCTATCTTCTGCATTATGGGATCCGTCTCAGAAGG GTGTTTTCCCGAGTATAATGGTATTCAAGAGGCCTCAAGTCTCAGCTTTGAGGTCATATACCAGAGGGTTTAAG TCTGGGCATGAGCGCCTTCATAAAGGCCGGCCCATAATGTTGGGAAACCTCCTTTGTGCCAACCAGGGACCCAAAAAAGATGTAACTACCAGGAAACAAGAAGCATATCCTCAAAATGTGGATCTTCCACCAATGCTAcctaagaaaaagaagaaaccctaTCCCATTCCCATCAAGAAGCTCAAGCAGGCTGCAAGAGAAGACAAAAAACGTGCTGAAATGAATATAGAGAAACCCCTCGATCCTCCGAAAAATGGTATACTTGTTCCCGACCTGATCCCTATTGCTTATGAAGTATTAGATGCCTGGAAAGTTTTGATTAAAGGCGTTGCACAGCTCTTGCATGTTATTCCTGTGTATGCTTGCAg CGAGTGTTCTGAAGTTCATGTGGCCCAGACTGGTCACCACATTCAAAACTGCCTCGGTCGCACCAGTTCATCTCGTCGAAGCTTCCACTCGTGGGTCAAAGGCTCTATTACTGATGTGATTGTCCCCATTGAGTCATATCATCTCTATGACCCTTTTGGTCGGCGCATTAAGCATGATACTCGATTTGAATATGACAGGATTCCAGCTGTTGTAGAGCTATGCATCCAAGCAGGTGTGGAAATACCAGAGTACCCTTCACGCCGAAGAATCAGACCCGTTCGAATGATTGGGAAGAAAGTGATTGACCGAGGTGGGTTTGTTGTGGAGCCTAAGCCATGGCGTTCTACAAATTCATCTTCTCTTGTTGATCTCGATACATATGGGGCATATGGACGGTTTCCACCTCCACCATCGTCAGATGTAGCAAGGATTGCACAAGAGACAATGGATGCATATGAAATTGTCAGATGGGGTGTGGAGAAGTTGATGAGGAAATACACCGTGAAGGCATGTGGGTATTGTTCAGAGGTTCATGTGGGTCCTTGGGGTCACAATGTTAAGCTGTGCGGGGAGTTCAAGCACCAATGGAGAGATGGAAAGCATGGTTGGCAGGATGCGACAGTAGATGAAGTTTTCCCTGCAAATTATGTTTGGCATGCTCAAGACCCAAAGGGGCCTCCTTTGAGGGGTGCACTCAAGAGATTTTATGGCAAGGCTCCTGCTGTGGTCGAGGTGTGCATGCAGGCAGGTGCACAAATCCCTGTAAAATACAAGCCCATGATGAGGCTTGACATTGTAGTCCCTGAGAGTGAGGAGGCACGCTTAGTTGCCTAA
- the LOC122278976 gene encoding APO protein 1, chloroplastic isoform X1, with protein sequence MLSKPLALSSALWDPSQKGEHTSVFPSIMVFKRPQVSALRSYTRGFKSGHERLHKGRPIMLGNLLCANQGPKKDVTTRKQEAYPQNVDLPPMLPKKKKKPYPIPIKKLKQAAREDKKRAEMNIEKPLDPPKNGILVPDLIPIAYEVLDAWKVLIKGVAQLLHVIPVYACSECSEVHVAQTGHHIQNCLGRTSSSRRSFHSWVKGSITDVIVPIESYHLYDPFGRRIKHDTRFEYDRIPAVVELCIQAGVEIPEYPSRRRIRPVRMIGKKVIDRGGFVVEPKPWRSTNSSSLVDLDTYGAYGRFPPPPSSDVARIAQETMDAYEIVRWGVEKLMRKYTVKACGYCSEVHVGPWGHNVKLCGEFKHQWRDGKHGWQDATVDEVFPANYVWHAQDPKGPPLRGALKRFYGKAPAVVEVCMQAGAQIPVKYKPMMRLDIVVPESEEARLVA encoded by the exons ATGCTGTCCAAGCCGCTAGCTCTATCTTCTGCATTATGGGATCCGTCTCAGAAGGGTGAACATACTA GTGTTTTCCCGAGTATAATGGTATTCAAGAGGCCTCAAGTCTCAGCTTTGAGGTCATATACCAGAGGGTTTAAG TCTGGGCATGAGCGCCTTCATAAAGGCCGGCCCATAATGTTGGGAAACCTCCTTTGTGCCAACCAGGGACCCAAAAAAGATGTAACTACCAGGAAACAAGAAGCATATCCTCAAAATGTGGATCTTCCACCAATGCTAcctaagaaaaagaagaaaccctaTCCCATTCCCATCAAGAAGCTCAAGCAGGCTGCAAGAGAAGACAAAAAACGTGCTGAAATGAATATAGAGAAACCCCTCGATCCTCCGAAAAATGGTATACTTGTTCCCGACCTGATCCCTATTGCTTATGAAGTATTAGATGCCTGGAAAGTTTTGATTAAAGGCGTTGCACAGCTCTTGCATGTTATTCCTGTGTATGCTTGCAg CGAGTGTTCTGAAGTTCATGTGGCCCAGACTGGTCACCACATTCAAAACTGCCTCGGTCGCACCAGTTCATCTCGTCGAAGCTTCCACTCGTGGGTCAAAGGCTCTATTACTGATGTGATTGTCCCCATTGAGTCATATCATCTCTATGACCCTTTTGGTCGGCGCATTAAGCATGATACTCGATTTGAATATGACAGGATTCCAGCTGTTGTAGAGCTATGCATCCAAGCAGGTGTGGAAATACCAGAGTACCCTTCACGCCGAAGAATCAGACCCGTTCGAATGATTGGGAAGAAAGTGATTGACCGAGGTGGGTTTGTTGTGGAGCCTAAGCCATGGCGTTCTACAAATTCATCTTCTCTTGTTGATCTCGATACATATGGGGCATATGGACGGTTTCCACCTCCACCATCGTCAGATGTAGCAAGGATTGCACAAGAGACAATGGATGCATATGAAATTGTCAGATGGGGTGTGGAGAAGTTGATGAGGAAATACACCGTGAAGGCATGTGGGTATTGTTCAGAGGTTCATGTGGGTCCTTGGGGTCACAATGTTAAGCTGTGCGGGGAGTTCAAGCACCAATGGAGAGATGGAAAGCATGGTTGGCAGGATGCGACAGTAGATGAAGTTTTCCCTGCAAATTATGTTTGGCATGCTCAAGACCCAAAGGGGCCTCCTTTGAGGGGTGCACTCAAGAGATTTTATGGCAAGGCTCCTGCTGTGGTCGAGGTGTGCATGCAGGCAGGTGCACAAATCCCTGTAAAATACAAGCCCATGATGAGGCTTGACATTGTAGTCCCTGAGAGTGAGGAGGCACGCTTAGTTGCCTAA